Proteins encoded by one window of Vibrio panuliri:
- the ybaK gene encoding Cys-tRNA(Pro) deacylase, with protein sequence MTPAINAAKKKKVNHTIHQYEHDPRAESYGLEAAEALGQDPKQVFKTLLFCLNGEPKNLAVAVLPVEHKLNLKLAAKAAKAKKAEMANPDIAQKTTGYVVGGISPLGQKKALPTFIHNSAEGLATMMVSAGRRGLEIELAPKDLAELTRGQFVELCL encoded by the coding sequence ATGACACCCGCAATCAATGCCGCCAAAAAGAAAAAAGTAAATCACACCATCCATCAATATGAACATGACCCGAGAGCGGAAAGCTACGGGTTGGAAGCGGCAGAAGCTTTAGGACAAGATCCCAAGCAAGTGTTCAAAACATTGTTGTTTTGTCTCAATGGAGAGCCGAAGAATCTTGCGGTTGCCGTTTTGCCAGTTGAGCACAAATTGAATTTAAAGTTGGCAGCAAAAGCAGCCAAAGCAAAAAAAGCTGAAATGGCCAATCCCGATATTGCCCAAAAGACCACAGGTTATGTGGTTGGGGGAATTAGCCCACTAGGGCAAAAGAAAGCACTGCCAACGTTTATCCACAACAGCGCAGAAGGGTTAGCAACCATGATGGTCAGCGCTGGTCGCCGAGGTTTGGAAATTGAGCTAGCGCCGAAAGATTTGGCTGAATTGACGCGTGGTCAGTTTGTCGAGTTGTGCCTTTAA
- the ushA gene encoding bifunctional UDP-sugar hydrolase/5'-nucleotidase UshA, with the protein MTQRLIVKTALSAAILATLAGCATTAQNEWEADKTYKLTILHTNDHHGRFWENKYGEYGMAARKTLIDNLREDIRAEGGSVLLLSGGDINTGVPESDLQDAEPDFKGMSKIGYDAMALGNHEFDNPLEVLMQQKEWANFPMLSANIYDKKTGERMFQAYQMFEKQGIKIAVIGLTTEDTQKIGNPEYIGGIEFRDPKEEAKKLIAELKETEKPDLIFAVTHMGHYENGNRGVNAPGDVALARYLNEGDLDMIVGGHSQEPVCMEAPNVIKKNFQPSDECKPDIQNGTHIVQAYEWGKYVGRADFEFRNGELEMVSYDLIPVNLKKKIKVDGESKRVFIEDEIAKDQAMVDFLRPYQEKGQDQLNVKIAETNGKLEGDRNIVRFEQTNLGRLIATAHMDRAKADFAVMNSGGVRDSIEGGDVTYKDVLKVQPFGNIVTYIDMSGKEVIDYLNVVATKPVDSGAYAQFAGISMTVADGKVSDVKIGGEAIDMAKTYRFTVPSYNAAGGDGYPKVSTHAGYVNTGFVDAEVLKEYLEANSPVDVNAFAPKGEIVYK; encoded by the coding sequence ATGACGCAACGCCTTATCGTAAAAACTGCACTGAGTGCAGCTATTCTTGCAACCTTAGCAGGCTGTGCAACAACCGCGCAAAATGAGTGGGAAGCTGATAAAACTTACAAACTTACTATTCTTCATACCAATGACCACCATGGTCGTTTTTGGGAAAACAAGTATGGTGAGTACGGCATGGCTGCTCGCAAGACTTTGATTGATAACCTACGTGAAGATATTCGCGCAGAAGGTGGCAGCGTGCTACTGCTTTCTGGTGGTGACATCAATACAGGTGTACCAGAGTCAGACCTACAAGATGCTGAACCTGATTTTAAAGGCATGAGCAAAATCGGTTACGACGCAATGGCGCTAGGTAACCATGAGTTTGACAACCCTCTTGAAGTGCTGATGCAGCAAAAAGAGTGGGCAAACTTCCCGATGTTGTCTGCAAACATTTACGATAAGAAAACTGGCGAGCGTATGTTCCAAGCTTACCAGATGTTTGAAAAGCAAGGCATCAAGATTGCAGTTATCGGTTTGACGACTGAAGATACGCAAAAAATTGGTAACCCAGAGTACATCGGTGGTATTGAGTTCCGTGATCCTAAAGAAGAAGCGAAAAAGCTTATCGCTGAACTTAAAGAGACAGAAAAACCAGATCTTATTTTCGCAGTGACGCACATGGGCCACTACGAAAATGGTAACCGTGGTGTTAACGCGCCTGGTGACGTAGCGCTTGCTCGTTACCTAAACGAAGGTGACTTAGATATGATCGTTGGTGGTCACTCTCAAGAGCCTGTATGTATGGAAGCGCCTAACGTTATCAAGAAAAACTTCCAGCCTTCTGATGAGTGTAAGCCAGATATCCAAAATGGTACGCATATCGTGCAAGCTTACGAGTGGGGCAAATACGTTGGTCGTGCAGATTTTGAATTCCGCAATGGTGAGCTAGAAATGGTGAGCTATGACTTGATCCCAGTTAACTTGAAGAAGAAAATTAAAGTTGACGGTGAAAGCAAGCGCGTATTTATCGAAGATGAAATCGCAAAAGACCAAGCGATGGTTGATTTCCTTCGTCCTTACCAAGAAAAAGGCCAAGACCAACTTAATGTTAAGATTGCAGAGACCAACGGTAAGCTAGAAGGTGACCGCAACATCGTACGTTTTGAACAAACGAACCTTGGTCGCTTAATCGCAACGGCTCATATGGACCGTGCGAAAGCAGATTTCGCTGTAATGAACTCGGGTGGTGTGCGCGATTCAATTGAAGGCGGCGACGTTACTTACAAAGATGTATTGAAAGTCCAGCCTTTCGGCAACATCGTGACTTACATCGATATGTCAGGTAAAGAAGTGATCGACTACCTAAATGTTGTAGCGACTAAACCCGTAGACTCAGGTGCTTACGCTCAGTTTGCTGGCATTTCAATGACAGTTGCTGACGGTAAAGTATCGGATGTGAAGATCGGTGGTGAAGCGATTGATATGGCGAAAACTTACCGCTTTACAGTACCAAGCTACAACGCAGCGGGTGGTGATGGTTATCCAAAAGTTTCTACTCACGCGGGCTACGTAAATACTGGTTTCGTTGATGCAGAAGTACTCAAAGAGTACCTAGAAGCAAATAGCCCAGTCGATGTGAACGCATTTGCTCCTAAAGGCGAGATTGTATACAAGTAA
- the kdsA gene encoding 3-deoxy-8-phosphooctulonate synthase has translation MEQKIVHVGDIPVANDKPFTLFAGMNVLESRDLAMQICEHYVKVTEKLGIPYVFKASFDKANRSSVHSYRGPGLEEGMKIFQELKDTFGVKIITDVHTEAQAQPVADVVDVIQLPAFLARQTDLVEAMAKTGAVINVKKPQFMSPGQVGNIVEKFAECGNHNVILCERGSCHGYDNLVVDMLGFGVMKKASNGSPIIFDVTHSLQMRDPSGAASGGRREQTVELAKAGLATGIAGLFIEAHPNPEQARCDGPSALPLDKLEPFLKQMKDLDDLIKSFAHIDIR, from the coding sequence ATGGAACAGAAAATCGTTCATGTTGGTGATATTCCTGTTGCTAACGACAAACCGTTTACCCTATTCGCTGGTATGAACGTACTAGAATCTCGCGATCTTGCTATGCAAATTTGTGAGCACTACGTCAAGGTGACTGAAAAACTCGGTATCCCTTACGTGTTCAAAGCCTCTTTTGATAAAGCAAACCGTAGTTCGGTGCACTCATACCGTGGTCCAGGCCTTGAAGAAGGGATGAAAATCTTCCAAGAGCTAAAGGATACCTTCGGTGTAAAAATTATCACTGACGTGCATACGGAAGCTCAAGCACAACCTGTGGCTGATGTGGTCGATGTAATTCAGTTGCCTGCGTTCCTAGCGCGTCAAACCGACCTTGTTGAAGCTATGGCAAAAACCGGTGCGGTGATTAACGTTAAGAAACCTCAGTTTATGAGCCCTGGTCAAGTAGGCAACATCGTTGAGAAGTTCGCTGAATGTGGCAACCATAATGTGATTCTTTGTGAGCGTGGCTCTTGTCATGGTTACGATAACCTAGTGGTTGATATGCTTGGCTTTGGCGTAATGAAAAAAGCCTCTAACGGCAGCCCAATTATTTTTGATGTGACTCACTCACTGCAAATGCGTGACCCATCTGGCGCGGCTTCTGGTGGTCGTCGTGAACAAACGGTTGAACTGGCTAAAGCAGGTCTTGCTACAGGTATTGCCGGTCTTTTCATTGAAGCGCACCCGAATCCAGAGCAAGCACGTTGTGATGGTCCATCGGCTTTACCACTTGATAAACTCGAACCATTCTTAAAACAGATGAAAGATCTCGATGATCTCATCAAGAGCTTTGCTCATATCGATATTCGTTAA
- a CDS encoding SirB1 family protein — protein MYELFDEDFDALELAEGALVLNQAIAPDTQVDWAKAEMQRLLQEAELSLVHETHPQQRFEAFLRLFYHQWGFQGDKDAYFDSSNAFIDKVLERRKGIPVSLGSLLLYFGRHLGFPIEGMTFPTQFVVKVCWPDQAVQYVNPFNGEFVSEHTLRAWLVGQKGPFAQLKPDYLKVTDHPTVIGRWLALIKSALLREERYALALRCTDLALTFAPDDPYEIRDRGFIYQQLDCPQMALSDYQYFIDQCPEDPAAELLKNQVRAMSKTQVTLH, from the coding sequence ATGTACGAATTGTTTGATGAAGACTTTGATGCGCTGGAGTTAGCGGAAGGCGCTTTGGTGCTCAATCAGGCGATTGCTCCTGACACTCAAGTCGATTGGGCTAAGGCTGAAATGCAGCGTTTACTGCAAGAGGCAGAGTTGAGCTTGGTGCATGAAACTCATCCCCAACAACGTTTTGAAGCCTTTTTGCGTTTGTTCTACCATCAATGGGGCTTCCAAGGCGACAAAGACGCCTACTTTGATTCTTCTAATGCTTTTATTGATAAGGTGTTAGAGCGCCGCAAGGGGATCCCTGTAAGCTTGGGCTCGCTGCTGCTTTATTTCGGCAGACACTTAGGTTTTCCTATTGAAGGCATGACATTCCCAACTCAGTTTGTGGTCAAGGTATGTTGGCCGGATCAAGCCGTTCAATATGTTAATCCATTTAACGGTGAGTTTGTTTCTGAGCATACTTTGCGAGCGTGGCTGGTAGGACAGAAAGGTCCTTTTGCTCAGTTGAAGCCCGATTATCTAAAAGTGACGGACCACCCAACAGTGATTGGCCGTTGGTTGGCATTGATCAAGAGTGCGCTGTTGCGAGAGGAACGTTATGCGTTAGCGTTGCGTTGTACTGACTTAGCGTTGACCTTTGCTCCAGACGATCCTTACGAAATTCGAGATCGCGGTTTTATTTATCAGCAGCTAGACTGTCCTCAGATGGCATTGTCTGATTATCAATACTTTATTGATCAGTGTCCGGAAGATCCGGCCGCTGAACTACTTAAAAATCAAGTGCGAGCCATGAGCAAGACTCAGGTAACGTTACACTAA
- a CDS encoding SirB2 family protein — translation MYEGLKHFHLLTIAISATLLSVRFALLLAHSPLREKKFFKIFPHVNDTLLLASGIALSLITGFIPFTAAAPWLTMKITCVLAYIALGFFALKLAKNNMLRIFAFLGALGWLGLAGKIAVTKTPLLF, via the coding sequence ATGTACGAAGGACTGAAGCATTTTCACCTACTCACTATCGCGATTAGTGCAACCCTATTATCCGTGCGCTTTGCCTTGTTGTTGGCTCACTCGCCACTGCGCGAAAAGAAGTTTTTTAAGATCTTTCCACATGTGAACGACACTTTGTTGCTTGCATCTGGTATTGCTTTGTCATTGATTACTGGATTTATTCCGTTCACCGCGGCCGCACCGTGGTTGACGATGAAAATTACCTGTGTCTTAGCCTATATCGCGCTTGGTTTCTTTGCGCTGAAATTGGCGAAAAACAACATGCTAAGAATCTTCGCTTTCCTTGGCGCGCTTGGCTGGTTGGGGCTTGCGGGTAAAATTGCAGTAACCAAAACCCCTCTGTTGTTCTGA
- the prmC gene encoding peptide chain release factor N(5)-glutamine methyltransferase encodes MSVTNSVENTLKRATLQLQESGSDSPPLDAAVLLCHALDKPRSFLMTWPEKELSAQELAPFEALLARRLTGEPVAYIVGEREFWSLPLEVSPTTLIPRPDTERLVELALDKAMLSEGSILDLGTGTGAIALALASELPNRRVVGIDLMADAQQLATRNATRLSIANATFLAGSWFEPLEVGCQFAVIVSNPPYIEENDPHLSQGDVRFEPLSALVAGDEGLADIRHIADNARHYLIDQGWLLFEHGFEQGLAVRNILLELGYQDVETCQDYGHNDRVTLGRYLKQ; translated from the coding sequence ATGTCGGTAACAAATAGTGTTGAAAACACACTAAAGCGTGCCACGTTACAGCTTCAAGAGAGCGGCAGTGATTCGCCGCCTCTTGATGCTGCAGTGTTACTTTGCCACGCATTAGATAAACCACGTTCATTTTTGATGACTTGGCCTGAAAAAGAACTTTCAGCACAAGAGTTGGCACCATTTGAGGCATTATTGGCTCGCCGCCTGACGGGAGAGCCAGTGGCTTATATCGTTGGAGAACGTGAGTTCTGGTCATTGCCGCTGGAAGTCTCGCCAACTACTCTGATTCCAAGACCTGATACCGAACGCCTTGTTGAGCTAGCCTTAGATAAGGCGATGTTGAGTGAAGGCTCTATTCTGGATTTAGGGACGGGGACAGGAGCTATCGCGCTCGCATTGGCTTCCGAGTTACCAAATCGTCGTGTGGTTGGTATCGACTTAATGGCGGATGCCCAGCAACTGGCTACGCGTAATGCTACGCGTTTATCTATTGCCAATGCGACATTTTTAGCGGGCAGTTGGTTTGAGCCATTGGAAGTGGGTTGCCAATTTGCGGTGATCGTGTCAAATCCGCCTTATATTGAAGAGAACGATCCTCATTTGAGCCAAGGTGATGTGCGCTTTGAACCGTTAAGTGCACTCGTGGCTGGCGATGAAGGCTTGGCTGATATTCGCCACATTGCTGACAATGCACGTCATTATCTCATCGATCAAGGCTGGCTGTTGTTCGAGCATGGTTTTGAGCAAGGTTTAGCGGTTCGCAACATCTTACTTGAACTGGGCTATCAGGACGTCGAAACCTGTCAAGATTATGGGCATAATGACCGAGTGACTTTAGGTCGTTACCTGAAACAATAA
- the prfA gene encoding peptide chain release factor 1 — MKASILTKLETLVERYEEVQHLLGDPGVIGDQDKFRALSKEYSQLEEVTKCFQAYQQAQEDLEAAEEMAKEDDAEMREMAQEEIKEAKEAIERLNDELQILLLPKDPNDERNCFLEIRAGAGGDEAGIFAGNLFRMYSKFAEKKGWRIEVMSCNESEQGGYKEMIAKVTGDGAYGVLKFESGGHRVQRVPETESQGRVHTSACTVAVMAEIPEADLPEIKAADLKIDTFRASGAGGQHVNTTDSAIRITHLPTGTVVECQDERSQHKNKAKAMAVLAARIVQAEEARRAAEVSDTRRNLLGSGDRSDRIRTYNYPQGRVSDHRINLTIYRLSEVMEGDLASLIEPVIQEHQADQLAALAENN, encoded by the coding sequence ATGAAAGCCTCTATTCTTACTAAGCTAGAAACGCTAGTAGAACGTTATGAAGAAGTTCAACACCTACTGGGTGATCCTGGTGTCATTGGTGACCAAGATAAATTCCGCGCGCTGTCAAAAGAGTATTCTCAGCTCGAAGAAGTGACAAAATGCTTCCAAGCTTATCAGCAAGCTCAAGAGGATCTTGAAGCCGCAGAAGAGATGGCGAAAGAAGATGACGCAGAAATGCGTGAAATGGCTCAGGAAGAAATCAAAGAAGCTAAAGAAGCTATCGAACGTCTTAATGACGAGCTGCAAATTCTATTGTTACCGAAAGATCCAAACGATGAGCGTAACTGTTTCTTAGAAATCCGTGCTGGAGCGGGTGGCGATGAAGCGGGTATTTTCGCGGGCAACTTATTCCGCATGTACTCTAAGTTTGCTGAGAAAAAAGGTTGGCGCATTGAAGTGATGAGCTGCAATGAGTCAGAACAAGGCGGCTATAAAGAGATGATCGCGAAAGTCACCGGTGACGGTGCTTATGGCGTACTGAAGTTTGAGTCAGGCGGTCACCGAGTACAGCGTGTTCCTGAAACAGAATCACAAGGCCGTGTACACACCTCGGCGTGTACTGTTGCTGTGATGGCGGAAATTCCAGAAGCAGATTTACCGGAAATCAAAGCAGCGGATCTTAAAATTGACACTTTCCGTGCGTCAGGCGCAGGTGGTCAGCACGTAAACACCACTGACTCTGCAATTCGTATTACTCACTTACCAACGGGGACCGTGGTTGAGTGTCAAGACGAGCGTTCGCAACATAAGAACAAAGCGAAGGCGATGGCTGTTCTAGCGGCTCGTATCGTGCAAGCTGAAGAAGCGCGCCGAGCGGCAGAAGTCTCTGATACACGTCGTAACCTATTAGGTTCGGGTGATCGTAGTGACCGTATCCGCACTTACAACTACCCTCAAGGGCGTGTTTCTGATCACCGTATCAACCTAACGATTTACCGTTTGAGTGAAGTCATGGAAGGGGATCTTGCGAGCTTGATTGAGCCAGTGATTCAAGAACACCAGGCGGATCAATTAGCGGCTTTAGCAGAGAACAACTAA
- the hemA gene encoding glutamyl-tRNA reductase codes for MSLLAIGINHNTASVELREKVAFGPDKLPQALRQLSESPHVSGGVIVSTCNRTEIYCDVKPSSRNKVIDWLAQFHQVSAEELKPSLYIHEEQAAIRHLMRVACGLDSLVLGEPQILGQVKQAFSDSRDGHAVNAAMEKWFQKTFSVAKRVRTETDIGGNAVSVAYAACTLAKHIFESLRESTVLLVGAGETIELVAKHLAANGCTKMIVANRTRERAMVLAEQFGAEVISLPEIPEHLARADIVISSTASPLPIIGKGMVETALKSRRYQPMLLVDIAVPRDIESQVGDINDAYLYSVDDLQSIIDSNIEQRKVEAIQAEAIVSEESAAFMTWLRSLQGVDSIRQYRTNANEIREDLLAKSIQALAAGGDPEKVLLELSNKLTNRLIHTPTRALQTAAEQGEPAKLAIIRQSLGLEDPR; via the coding sequence ATGTCATTGCTTGCTATCGGTATCAATCATAATACGGCTTCTGTAGAACTACGCGAGAAAGTCGCGTTTGGGCCGGATAAACTACCGCAAGCGCTAAGGCAACTCTCTGAAAGCCCTCATGTTAGTGGTGGTGTGATAGTCTCTACTTGTAACCGAACTGAAATCTATTGTGATGTAAAACCATCGAGTAGAAACAAGGTTATTGATTGGCTTGCACAGTTCCACCAAGTCAGCGCAGAAGAGCTAAAACCCAGTTTGTATATTCATGAAGAGCAAGCCGCAATACGTCATTTGATGCGCGTAGCGTGCGGTTTGGATTCGCTAGTCTTGGGTGAACCACAAATTTTAGGGCAGGTGAAACAAGCATTTTCAGATTCGCGCGATGGTCATGCGGTTAACGCGGCGATGGAAAAATGGTTTCAAAAAACCTTTTCGGTAGCGAAACGCGTCCGTACCGAAACTGATATCGGTGGTAATGCTGTATCAGTGGCTTATGCGGCGTGTACGTTGGCGAAGCATATCTTTGAGTCATTACGCGAGTCGACCGTTTTGCTAGTGGGAGCGGGTGAAACGATTGAGTTGGTAGCGAAACATCTTGCCGCGAATGGTTGCACAAAAATGATTGTTGCAAACCGAACCAGAGAGCGCGCAATGGTACTTGCTGAACAATTTGGTGCGGAAGTGATCAGCTTGCCAGAGATTCCTGAGCATCTGGCGCGTGCTGATATTGTGATCAGTTCAACGGCGAGTCCACTACCGATCATTGGTAAAGGTATGGTGGAGACGGCACTGAAAAGTCGTCGTTATCAACCTATGCTTTTAGTCGATATTGCAGTTCCGCGTGATATTGAATCGCAGGTGGGCGACATCAATGACGCTTATCTTTACTCGGTTGATGACTTGCAATCGATTATCGATAGTAATATCGAGCAGCGTAAAGTTGAAGCGATTCAGGCCGAAGCGATTGTCAGCGAAGAGAGTGCGGCGTTTATGACGTGGCTGCGCTCGCTACAAGGTGTTGATAGTATTCGTCAGTATCGCACCAACGCCAATGAGATCCGTGAAGATCTGTTAGCGAAAAGTATTCAAGCTCTTGCTGCGGGGGGCGATCCAGAAAAAGTGTTGCTGGAACTGAGTAATAAGCTCACCAACAGGCTAATTCATACCCCAACACGAGCATTACAAACTGCGGCAGAGCAAGGTGAGCCAGCTAAGCTTGCCATTATTAGACAAAGTTTGGGTCTTGAAGACCCGCGATAA
- the lolB gene encoding lipoprotein insertase outer membrane protein LolB, with the protein MSLRLLKKLPSLLFSLALLAGCSSIPDSETNVEWQAHQQRLERINEYKATGKLGYISPQQRESLSFYWQNGAQNSELRLSTFLGQTVLNMTITPSVATVKTYDDKTYRDQSADRLIAQLTGLSLPVEQLNDWLLGKPTNADSYTLNETQTLATLTKTINGQTWQLIYTSYQDVSFLGTALPVPSKVKLKQNDTTINLIISKWTLN; encoded by the coding sequence ATGTCTTTACGACTACTCAAAAAACTCCCTTCTCTACTATTTTCCCTTGCGCTACTCGCAGGCTGTAGTTCGATACCCGACAGCGAAACCAACGTAGAATGGCAAGCTCACCAACAAAGACTGGAGAGAATCAATGAGTATAAAGCCACAGGCAAGCTGGGTTACATCTCTCCACAACAGCGAGAATCCTTGAGTTTCTACTGGCAAAACGGGGCGCAAAATAGTGAATTGCGGTTGAGTACGTTTTTAGGGCAAACCGTACTAAACATGACCATCACGCCATCAGTAGCAACGGTGAAAACTTATGACGATAAAACTTACCGTGATCAAAGCGCAGATCGACTGATTGCACAATTAACCGGGCTAAGCCTTCCTGTAGAGCAACTCAATGACTGGTTACTTGGCAAACCTACCAATGCCGATAGCTACACCCTCAACGAGACCCAGACACTCGCCACATTAACCAAAACAATTAATGGGCAAACTTGGCAACTTATCTACACCAGTTACCAAGATGTTTCCTTCCTAGGTACGGCCTTACCTGTCCCTAGCAAGGTCAAACTGAAGCAAAACGACACCACTATCAACTTGATCATCTCCAAGTGGACTTTGAACTAA
- the ispE gene encoding 4-(cytidine 5'-diphospho)-2-C-methyl-D-erythritol kinase, protein MIHETTHWPSPAKLNLFLYITGRRANGYHELQTLFQFVDHCDDLTITANDSGQITLTPDIPGVALEDNLIWRAAVALQQHTGCKYGADIELNKILPMGGGIGGGSSNAATVLVALNHLWQTQCSEDLLAEIGLKLGADVPVFVRGHAAFAEGVGEEIIDVEPKESWYLVVRPDVSIATVDIFTHPDLTRNTPKRPLSLLLAQDYGNDCEKIVRMLYPEVDKQLSWLLQYAPSRLTGTGSCVFAEFSTEKAAQDVLALLSGNVSAFVAKGNNISPLYQTLAKYRLAHNSSI, encoded by the coding sequence ATGATTCACGAAACCACTCATTGGCCTTCACCAGCCAAACTGAACCTTTTTCTATACATCACGGGTCGCCGTGCAAACGGCTATCACGAACTGCAAACCTTATTTCAGTTTGTCGACCACTGTGATGACTTGACGATCACCGCAAATGACAGCGGTCAAATAACTTTAACGCCGGATATACCCGGCGTCGCGCTGGAAGATAACTTGATTTGGCGCGCGGCTGTCGCTTTACAACAGCACACTGGCTGCAAGTATGGCGCTGATATTGAGCTCAACAAAATTCTACCAATGGGGGGTGGCATTGGCGGGGGGTCATCAAACGCAGCGACCGTCCTCGTTGCTCTCAACCATTTATGGCAAACCCAGTGCAGTGAAGATCTACTGGCGGAAATAGGACTCAAACTCGGTGCCGATGTCCCCGTATTTGTGCGCGGTCATGCGGCGTTTGCCGAAGGTGTGGGGGAAGAAATTATCGATGTTGAACCGAAAGAGAGCTGGTATTTAGTCGTCAGACCTGATGTAAGTATCGCTACCGTCGATATTTTTACTCATCCTGATTTAACCCGTAACACGCCTAAACGCCCGTTATCCCTACTTCTAGCACAGGATTACGGAAACGATTGCGAAAAAATTGTGCGAATGCTGTACCCAGAGGTTGATAAGCAACTTTCATGGCTGCTACAATACGCGCCGTCAAGATTGACGGGTACTGGATCGTGCGTTTTTGCCGAGTTTTCAACCGAAAAAGCTGCACAAGATGTACTCGCACTACTTTCTGGCAATGTGTCGGCATTTGTGGCTAAAGGAAACAATATTTCCCCCCTATACCAGACACTGGCTAAGTACCGTTTAGCCCACAACTCATCTATTTAA
- a CDS encoding ribose-phosphate pyrophosphokinase has product MPDMKLFAGNATPELAQRIADRLYISLGDASVSRFSDGEVAVQINENVRGSDVFIIQSTCAPTNDNLMELVVMIDAMRRASAGRITAVIPYFGYARQDRRVRSARVPITAKVVADFLSNVGVDRVLTIDLHAEQIQGFFDVPVDNIFGTPVLLDDMQSRGLENPVVVSPDLGGVVRARATAKALGDIDIAIVDKRRPRANVSEVMNLIGDVEGRDCVIVDDMIDTGGTLCKAAEALKERGAKRVFAYATHAVFSGNAADNIKNSVLDQVIVTDSITLSKEMEATGKVTTLSLSRMLAEAIRRISNEESISAMFN; this is encoded by the coding sequence GTGCCTGATATGAAGCTATTTGCTGGTAACGCAACACCTGAACTAGCCCAACGTATTGCTGATCGTCTATACATCTCTCTTGGTGACGCAAGTGTTTCTCGTTTCTCTGACGGCGAAGTCGCTGTACAAATTAACGAAAACGTACGTGGTAGTGATGTATTTATCATCCAATCAACTTGTGCACCAACCAACGACAACCTAATGGAACTTGTCGTAATGATTGATGCAATGCGCCGCGCTTCTGCGGGCCGTATTACAGCAGTAATCCCTTACTTTGGTTACGCTCGCCAAGACCGTCGTGTACGTTCTGCGCGTGTGCCAATCACTGCGAAAGTAGTGGCAGACTTCCTGTCTAACGTAGGTGTAGACCGCGTTCTAACTATCGACCTACACGCAGAGCAAATTCAAGGCTTCTTCGATGTACCAGTAGATAACATCTTCGGTACACCAGTGCTGCTGGATGACATGCAGTCACGTGGTCTAGAAAACCCTGTTGTGGTTTCTCCTGATCTAGGTGGTGTTGTTCGTGCTCGCGCAACTGCAAAAGCACTAGGCGATATCGACATTGCTATCGTTGACAAACGTCGCCCACGTGCAAACGTTTCTGAAGTAATGAACCTAATCGGTGACGTTGAAGGTCGTGACTGTGTGATCGTTGATGACATGATCGATACAGGTGGCACTCTATGTAAAGCAGCTGAAGCGCTTAAAGAGCGTGGTGCAAAACGTGTATTCGCTTACGCAACTCACGCTGTATTCTCAGGCAACGCTGCAGACAACATTAAGAACTCTGTACTAGACCAAGTGATCGTGACTGACTCAATCACTCTGTCTAAAGAGATGGAAGCAACAGGCAAAGTAACCACTCTGAGCCTATCTCGCATGTTAGCTGAAGCGATTCGTCGTATCAGCAACGAAGAGTCTATCTCTGCAATGTTCAACTAA
- the pth gene encoding aminoacyl-tRNA hydrolase, whose translation MTQQIKLLVGLANPGPEYAKTRHNAGAWVVEELARVHNVTLKNEPKFFGLTGRIMVNGEDLRLLIPTTFMNLSGKAVSALAKFYQIKPEEIMVAHDELDLPPGVAKFKKGGGHGGHNGLRDTISKLGNNKEFYRLRIGIGHPGHKDKVAGYVLGKAPAKEHEQLEAAADEAVRCLDILLKDGLSKAQNRLHTFKAE comes from the coding sequence TTGACTCAACAGATCAAACTTCTTGTCGGACTGGCTAACCCTGGCCCTGAATACGCTAAGACTCGCCATAATGCGGGTGCTTGGGTGGTTGAGGAGTTAGCTCGCGTTCATAACGTTACGCTAAAGAATGAGCCAAAGTTCTTTGGTCTTACTGGACGTATCATGGTAAATGGTGAGGATCTACGCCTATTGATCCCAACTACTTTTATGAACCTATCTGGCAAAGCAGTCTCTGCGCTGGCTAAGTTCTACCAAATTAAACCAGAGGAAATCATGGTCGCTCATGATGAGCTAGACTTGCCTCCTGGTGTCGCTAAATTCAAAAAAGGCGGCGGCCATGGTGGTCACAATGGTTTACGTGACACCATTAGCAAATTAGGCAACAACAAAGAGTTTTATCGTCTCCGCATTGGCATTGGCCATCCGGGACACAAAGATAAAGTGGCTGGTTATGTGCTAGGCAAGGCTCCTGCGAAAGAGCATGAGCAATTAGAAGCAGCAGCTGATGAAGCTGTTCGCTGTCTCGACATCTTACTAAAAGATGGTCTAAGCAAAGCACAAAACCGCTTACACACGTTCAAAGCTGAATAA